The Amaranthus tricolor cultivar Red isolate AtriRed21 chromosome 6, ASM2621246v1, whole genome shotgun sequence genome has a segment encoding these proteins:
- the LOC130816002 gene encoding monogalactosyldiacylglycerol synthase 2, chloroplastic-like, protein MVMSVVSPKRSSLSTVFSRVGGYYHGSNSNKRSCSLYSSSSSMVYDVMEDEDEDETMEMVQLGADRTKNVLILMSDTGGGHRASAEAIRDAFKLEFGDQYNIIIKDVWKEYTGWPLNDMERQYKFMVKHVQLWNLAFHSTSPKWIHSIYLAAIAAFYAKEVEAGLMEYKPDIIISVHPLMQHIPLLVLKWQRLQKKVIFVTVITDLNSCHRTWFHPGVNRLYCPSREVAKRASLDGLEDSQIQVFGLPVRPSFARAILSKDDLRVELEMDPNLPAVLLMGGGEGMGPVKKTAMELGESLFDKCLNKPIGQLIVICGRNRSLASTLESMDWKILVKVRGFEKQMEKWMGACDCIITKAGPGTIAEALIRGLPIILNDYIPGQEKGNVPYVVENGAGVFTRSPKETARIVAEWFSTNSDELKKKSENALKLAKPEAVFEIVRDIHELAAQRGPLANFPYMLTSSLANLI, encoded by the exons ATGGTGATGTCGGTTGTTTCACCGAAAAGATCATCTTTAAGCACAGTATTTTCAAGAGTCGGAGGGTATTATCATGGAAGTAACAGCAACAAAAGATCATGTTCTCtgtattcttcttcttcttcaatggtgTATGATGTaatggaagatgaagatgaagatgaaacaATGGAGATGGTTCAACTTGGAGCTGATAGAACTAAGAATGTGTTGATTTTGATGAGTGATACTGGTGGTGGTCATAGAGCCTCTGCTGAAGCCATTAGAGATGCTTTCAAATTAGAGTTTGGTGATCAATATAAT ATAATTATAAAGGATGTATGGAAAGAGTATACTGGTTGGCCATTGAATGACATGGAAAGACAATACAAGTTCATGGTGAAGCATGTACAACTTTGGAACCTTGCATTTCATAGTACTTCACCTAAGTGGATTCACTCCATTTACCTTGCTGCTATTGCTGCCTTCTATGCTAA GGAAGTGGAAGCTGGATTAATGGAATACAAGCCGGATATAATAATCAGTGTTCATCCTCTAATGCAACATATACCATTGTTGGTTCTAAAGTGGCAAAGACTTCAGAAGAAAGTGATCTTTGTTACTGTTATCACTGATCTCAATTCTTGCCATAGAACTTG GTTTCATCCTGGTGTGAATAGATTGTATTGTCCTTCAAGGGAAGTTGCCAAAAGGGCTTCTTTAGATGGCCTTGAAGACTCTCAAATTCAAGTTTTCGGCTTGCCTGTTAGGCCTTCCTTTGCTCGCGCAATTCTCTCTAAG GATGATTTAAGAGTAGAGCTTGAGATGGACCCAAATTTACCAGCAGTTTTACTAATGGGAGGAGGTGAAGGCATGGGTCCAGTAAAGAAGACTGCCATGGAACTTGGAGAATCATTGTTTGACAAATGCCTTAACAAACCAATTGGTCAATTGATTGTTATATGTGGTCGTAATAGATCACTTGCTTCTACACTTGAATCAATGGACTGGAAAATTCTTGTTAag GTAAGAGGATTTGAGAAACAGATGGAGAAATGGATGGGAGCTTGTGATTGTATTATTACAAAG GCAGGACCAGGAACAATAGCAGAAGCATTAATCAGAGGACTTCCAATCATCCTTAACGACTACATTCCTGGCCAA GAGAAAGGGAATGTACCGTATGTGGTTGAGAATGGTGCGGGTGTGTTTACACGTAGCCCTAAGGAAACAGCGAGAATAGTTGCAGAATGGTTCAGTACGAACAGCGATGAGCTGAAGAAAAAGTCGGAGAATGCCCTGAAGTTGGCTAAACCTGAAGCTGTGTTTGAGATTGTTAGGGATATTCATGAACTTGCTGCCCAAAGAGGGCCTCTAGCTAACTTTCCTTACATGCTAACTTCCTCTCTTGCAAACTTAATTTAA